Sequence from the Strix uralensis isolate ZFMK-TIS-50842 chromosome 1, bStrUra1, whole genome shotgun sequence genome:
AAACATGCAAATACAGTTACCATATACGTCACACATTGTTTTACATTGGCTTTCCATCTTGTCctaaaatgctgtttattttggtttttgaagtcaaacagaagtaaaattatttctcaCTTATTTCAGGAATTCTTAGgaaacacagaattttaatttttctctaaaCACATTCAAATGCTTTACAGAGTTCTGCAAGTGCTACTAACTCTACATTTGAAGTATGAAACCGACACAGAAATTGCCTGCCTTTTCCAAGGTTACATCTGAACTGCACAGAGCTGAAATCCATATCTGATACCTACGCAGTCTCTTTTAACTGCTGGACGATGCTGTTTTGATCCTGCAAACTTCTTGGTATACATACCTCTATTCCTTGTCCCTTCTTTGGAACATCAGTGAGTCACATAATGCACTTTGCCATTTGTAACAGACAATAGTTAAGAGAGATCTTTACATTCTGGATAAAAAGTAAATGTGTTTCAGGTGTTTATCTCAAGAAATAATGtagtttcacagaaaagaaacaagaagattCTATCTCTAGAAGATGAAAAAGGACACCTAATCCAGTGAGTTTAGAATTATACCAGATATGGACTTAAGCACTAGTTAGAAAATGTCTCTTTCATCAGTGTGTACGGGAAATGTAACCCCATTCTAAAATCTGACCAAGATCAACATTGCCCGCAGAAATTACCAGTATCATCCCGATACACGCAGTGCGTAAACTTCATCTCCTCAGTCAAAAGATTCATGATACTGTCATCATCAAAACATTTGCTTGTGTTACACAGAGAGCTATACAGTCCCATGTGTTCAGCTCTTTCATCTCTGACAGCATTAAGAGCCAGAAACAGATAGAAGAAGATGAAGTAAGAAGTGATGTCCTAAAGAGGGACAAACACTTAGCACTCGAAGGATAAAAATAGAATGTTTTTACATGTAGCTTGCATAAAGATGTTATGTGGCCAAGAATGCAAAGTGTTTcttacaaaaccaaaccaaaccaaactaaactaaaccaaaccaaaccaaacccaacccacACCAAAAGACCTTAGATAAAAGCCATCAAGAACAAAATGCTAGTGACTCTAGGCCAGTATGCTGAAACACACTGAAGTATATGACTTATCATCCCAGGAAGATTATACCGATATAACCACCCTCTACTTTCATCATTTCTCCAATATagaaggaacaaaataaaagTGCTCTTACAGGAATGGCTCATTTCTATTAAAGGAAAATGGCAATACATGTCTTGGATTACTTAATCTCAGAAAGAATTAGAGCTAGGAAAATGTTTATGATATACACATGAACAAAAGAATGCACTTTTCTGTGAGTTCTTCACCTTCACAAAAAGCCCTTCAAGCCCTGACTACACTTTGGTAGATACAGCAAGATGAATTTTTTTAGCACAGAACTACATCCATTAGTAAATAAAGTCTATTTTCTTTTAACCACTTCAACAATACTTTTGCTGTTTACCAAGCAATTAATATGTTGAAAGAAAACTTCAAAAGCTGACTTTCCTTAAGTCTTGTCATACCACAACATAGAAAAACTGCAGAACTAAAACTGAATGCTTTTGATTGTGCTGCTCTTAATAGCCAGAAAAAAAAGCGGTTTGCAcctttttcatagaatcatagaatcattcaggttggaaaagacccttgggatcatcgggtccaatcatcagccctactctacaaagttctcccctacaccatatcccccagcatctcatctaaacgacccttaaacacatccagggacggtgactccaccacctccctgggcagcctattccactgtcttttttttttgccattgcatTCTCTAGAGAAATAGAAAAGGCAGTAAATAAACTAATGTAACAATCAAATCTGAGAAATACCAACAAGCTAATTCACTACAAACTAAGTAGGCTAAGATGACTAACAGTGATAAATTCCTAcccctttttcagtttattcaaaTTCTGTTGGTATAGTGCATCCACACATTTCCatccttcacagaaaaataaatgacaaagtAGAATCTGCTGGACTCCTTGCTTATATGAGAATTAGGATGGGAGTCCCCTGGTAGAACTTGAAAGAATGCCACCAAttggcagaaaaggaaaacacacagtGATAAGTCCTAATCACTTCTCTTCAAAATACTAATCTACTGATTAATGGCTCATTGAAATTCTCAGAATGTACTTACTGCCAGGGACCTAAGAGATCTTGGATCAAACAGAAGCTTTTCACCAAGAGGGAGATGTTGACTTTCAATATGTAGCTCCCTTATTCTTTCTATTTTATCCAAACCCTCTACTACAGTGATGCAGTTGCCCCCCAGATACCTGCAGAATAGAACACAAAATAGATTTAATATCCTTTGAAAGTAACAGCAAACACAAGGcctcaatatatttttaaaaattaaaatattatttaataatacCTTTTTTATTATAATAGAAAAAGTAAATAATCTAGAATGTGAGTAGAACATACATCTTACAGATCCAAGGTATTTTTAGCAGTTTTAAACAttgctgctattattattattaaatggctgaaaaaagaaaataatttaaatgcaaacaaatatgTTAAGATGATATGTCATTACTTACATCATAGAACACTTCATCAAAAAAATCATAAGCAATTACTTTTATTCgaaaagcaaaatttaagaaCTGAAAGGACCTTAATTgctacataatttttaaatttcttagtGTAATAATTATTCTTCtactagtaaaataaataaattattttcaacttACAGTTTTTCAAGGTTTTTCAGCAATGAGAGATTTTCTATACAAGAAATACAATTGTTCTGAAGGTAAAGGTGTGTTATATTTGAAGCAAAGTCCAAGTTCTGGATTTGACTGATTTGGTTATCATATAAATATAGAACTCTAAGATTCTTACACAAAGAGAGGTCACCctgaaacaaacaacaacaaattaaTGATATGTAGAGGTCACTCACTGCCTGCTTCTGGAAGCTCTTGATTGTTTCTATATTTAAGTTCTGCTGCATGATTTATACATTTTCACCTTTAACAAACACTTTTAACAACTCCTTTTCCTAGAAAAACTGAGTTAGTGTCAGTAATCATCAGATTTAAGACTGAAATCTGTCATTACTATTCTGCCATATAGAAGCTGAAGACTATAGCCATCAGCAGCAGGTACATCACATCCTGGGTGACTTCATTCCCTTCTGTGCCTTCATCAGGTGGATTTCAGAAAAGCCCAATTGTCACTGTAGTTTTCTGCATCAAACCTCAGTGATGTAATGGAAACCAGGTCTTGGCAAAGGAATACTGATTTGTACAAAAACTTGCACATCAATGTATTTTAATACACTCCTAAGATTCCACTCAAATGTTCTTATAAGGGTTCTGTAAAACTTTTTTATGGCACCCGATGAACCAGTCCTAATCAAATGGACTGATCAAATTAGTATGACTATGGCTGTGCATGTTCCTAGGAGTGGGCTGAATAAACCCATTTGCTTGCACAATCTGTTCATAGAACAAGCTATTTAATCTTGACTGAAATCACACTTTTAAAGCAGAAATCCACCATACACAACATTTCAGTTGATCAGGGTTCAGCAGTTTCAAAATGGGCTCAGTATCTTGAGGGGATTTGATTTAACTCAGGACTTACTGAAACCTGTATAAATTTCCCATTATTAAACTCAAAAGAAGGCGGACTGGGTTAAGTTTGCAGGTTtagtctttgaaaatgaaaaggtcatggattattttttaaatgaataagcCCTTGGGagcaatctaaaaaaaaaatgtagattttaaCCTGACTAATCTGAAAAAGCCACTACACGAGTCCGAATTTGTTAACCTCACTCGGCTTATATCCTGTTCCCGAActcccctttcctttctcagACTTCCTCTGAAATCTAAAGAATAAATCACAGATAGATTGAAAAGATTGTGCTGTGAGTTAACAACTCTTTGTAAAATTCCCAGGACTAGAAAACATATGGCATTAcgagaataaaataaatgttcactTAATAGTATGTaatatcactttttttaaaaaaaaatctgatctgcAAAATTACTAGTtccttacatcttttttttttttttttttagagctgcAGATTTCTATAATAGTTCTGTGAAGTACTGCAAAAAATACTTCACTTTAACACTTCAGTTCATCTCTCTCGAGTAATTGCTTACATGGATTTTCCAGTTTAATTAATTAATAGCAAAAATAGTTAGCATACTGGTAACATCCTTCTTGTCTGCTACACAGATGATACATTATTTCCACAGTTTCAGGTAAGTAAAATACTTCAACAATATTTTTGCCACATAAAAAAGTGTCAGGTCAATAATAAGAACCCCTGCAGACTGTTGGAGTCACAGTCACCCACTTTGATGTTTTATATGAAAAGTTACAGCTGAAAGattattttcacatttcaaatGCCACGcatttaaaatccatttaaacaCTTTTATGTACTAGCAGTGTCCCACACAGTAACAGCAGTGAATGCTGAAGCATATTTCCAAACAGATGTATTATTAAGGCTTAGTTgcaaatataaatgttaaaaCATAATCTAGCTGTTATAAAATAGAAACTTGGCTTTGCTTGTTTGTCTCCCCAACTGTAAACAACTCATCATACCCGTAACTACAAGACATTTGAGTAGCCAGGttaaaaggaataaagaaaaataaatcttacaaTTGCATCTATATTTTTGTCTGATAAATTCAGATGAGTTATTTTTCGCAGATACTGTCCAAAGTGCTCTTCACTGCGATTCTTGTGACTGATGCTTCTAGCAATTAGGTCCACTGTTAGTCGAACCATAATTCTGTAATAGGTCAAACTGCTCTACCGCTTTGTTTAATAGTGTATTCCACGTGCTCTTGTAAGTagttttataaaatgctttaaaaaaaaaaggaaaatgttatacTACTTGTACCCCAAATCTTCAACAAAGCTTACATGTATACTTCAAATCGATGTTTCCCCAACAATTCCCTTTTTGCCTAGTGACACATTTATGCATAGTCTTTGCTGCTTATAAAATCCTAGCCcttttttgctgtaattttttcaaacttttagtgtattaaatgacatttaaaatacattgttgTATTTGATTTGTTGTTTCAGTGTGCTTAAGAGGGTTGCACCCTTGACTTCATCATTTTCATATAGAAATATGAGCACAATGCTCCACAGCAGGAGTAATTCTCACACATAAATAACTAACTAGTGTCAGCTCATAACCTAATTGTTAGAAAATACATCACTCTCTATAGCAAGCTTTTTACAGGCTGTGAGAAGTCATATAAAGCGACTCTTTACACTCTTTACAGATCTGCACAGCCCTTTTGTTATCCACACAGCTGCATGTGAGTTTTTTGCACTGAGGCATACTTTAGAGGCTCTCAACAATAccaacctttttttgttttgttttgttttgttttaaactctgGCTTACAAATCGGGGAAcgacagggagggaagaaggcaAGACAAATTTTGAACTGGATGTGTAAATGTTTTGAGGATAAAAATATCCTAACAAATGTAACTTAACAACTCAGAATAAAAAGGTCGCTTTTTTAGCCAGTACATAATACAATGCACATCATGTATTTCAGCCAGTACATAATACCCCCACATCAGTGTATCAAAACTGAGAAGACAGCAGAAAGCATCCCAATACTAAAACTCACGCAGTCACATAAACCAAGGCACGGAGAATCCTCCTTGCCAGTATTACATTTATGAGGaactgaggaaaagcaaagatTGAAACTGTGAAGACAGAAGGAACTTCCTTCCTTACTAAGCAAGGTTGAAGCTCAGTAGCTCCCCCTCACCCCCTCATCCATGcgggttttggtttttgcttttttttttaaaaggtgggggaagaaggagagCTGAAAGGAcattggggtttgttttgtttgtttgtttgtttgttttttactaaGAAgtctgtttctttcttgctttttaaataaaaatacctttcagAGCCCTTTCTTAGACCTTCTCCCAAAACAAGCAGTAACAGCAGAGGAAAAGCCGAGCTGCCACCGGGGGGGCTTTGCGTGAGGCAGGTGTCCCTCGATCCCCCAGTTTCTGGAGCCGTGCGATTTCACACTGTcgtccccgtcccgtcccgtccgcCCACCTCACCGCACTCAGCAGGCGGCTTGACGGCAACAGGGACCAACGGCTCCCCAGCACAACCCGTGGGAAGGCTGCTCTGATGTCGTCGCCCGCAGAGGGACAGGTCGGGCGCAGGACCCGCTCCCAACGTCCATCCCAGGAGGAACCGACCCCACGGCCGtccccgccccgcgctccccccTCACTTCCCGCCCGCGGCAGCGGACGGCGGGTGCAGAGGGggcgcgcgcgccgccgcccctgGTTGCCACGGCAACCACTCGCCGAGGGCCGAGGGGGCAGGACCCTCCCGCCCCCGCGCGCCCTTCCCACCCAATCGGCGTTGAGGAGAgagcgcgggcggggcggggcctgcgccTGCGCAGCCGTCGGCCGCGCGTGGCCTCGCGTGGGTGCTGCGCAGGCGGGCGGGGCCCGTCGACGCCGTGGGGTGGGTGGCGGTGGGCGGCGGGCCGGGAGGGGCTGTTGGGGAAAGGGCTGCTGGGGCTCGGGGCTGGCTGGCGCTCCGTGGCTAGACCACCTCGGTACCCACAGGGGTGAGCTGGGGCGGGGAATGGGTGTTGCTTTTTAGCCCGCGGTCACGGGCCTGGCTACGCCTCGGAGGCAAAGGAGTCAGCGGCAGGTCGGCGGCACAGGCATGTCCTGCTGCGGGGGTGGCCCCTCGGCTAGCTGGCGGGGGAGGAGGAAACGCAACAGGGGAATTTCCCCGAAGAAAGCTTTGAAACATGCTAATGCAAGTGGCCTTCGAGCAACACCTCGCCTACAAAGAGCTTGTTAATACTTTAATAATGCTATGTGTTCTTAAATTCTGTTCTCCTGCAGGTTTTCCATCTGGTGTGGCCCCCTTCTTCTTGCATGCCTGGCATTTTTGTGAGCATGAATTACTGGCAAAACCAAAATTATATGGTTCATTGCCCCCATGCTTAAATTAGAAGGGTTACTAGTTTAATAAATTGAGTGGATACCGTatttaaaagcaatgttttataaaaaaaggTTAGCAAATGTTCAATAATTTTTTCCTATGATGAAACATTCCAATTAGGGgttgttcgggtttttttaaaaaaaatcagtattgtaTCAATGTTTTTGGTGCcctttaaaatgaattaattaattgctgatgacacaaaactgggaggagtgtctgatacaccagagggtcatgctgccacccagagggacctcggcaggctggagaaatgggctgacaggagccggaagaagttcaacaaggggaagtgcaaagttcTTCACCTGGAGAGGAACAcccccaggcaccagcacaggctgggggccacccagctagagagcagcttggcagagaaggccctgggggtcctggtggacaccaggctgaacatgagccagacacgtgcccttgctgcaaaaaaaggaaatggtatCTGGGGCTGCATTAGGGTATTACCAGTTGTGGTAGGAGGTGACCCTGCCCCTTtattcagtgctggtgaggccacacctggagtgctgtgtccaggtctgggctctccagtacaagagagacatggacataccaGAGGGAATCCAGCGAAGGGCCattaagatgattaagggactggaacatgtctttgaggagaggctgagagaccctggagaagagaaggctcaggggggatctcacCAACATACATAAATACTTGAAGGGAGTGTGCAAAGAGGATGGcgccaggctcttttcagtggtgccccatgtcaggaccagaggcagtggacacacactgaaacacaggaggttccttctgaatgtcaggaaacactttttcactgtgagggtgaccaagcactggcacaggttgcccagggaggttgtggagtctccatccttggagatactcaaaagccaagACATGGTCCTGGGGAAACTGCTCTGGGT
This genomic interval carries:
- the PPP1R42 gene encoding protein phosphatase 1 regulatory subunit 42 isoform X2, which gives rise to MVRLTVDLIARSISHKNRSEEHFGQYLRKITHLNLSDKNIDAIGDLSLCKNLRVLYLYDNQISQIQNLDFASNITHLYLQNNCISCIENLSLLKNLEKLYLGGNCITVVEGLDKIERIRELHIESQHLPLGEKLLFDPRSLRSLAKSLSVLNISNNNIDELEELAVLENLSYFRAVDNQLQHMKDLEVVLNKWTKLRRMDLTGNPICQKAKYRDRIVVQSRTLADFETRYPILPFHYSHSVKENPNFLVLSEMHKVKRKPLPRILEKK